gtcccattttaaatccaatatcaaattttagtacccatcccgcccaaagtccCCATGAgcatgggtaacccattgggacttgggacaaattgccacctctaattAGAACCATTTTAATCTGTGGCATCACGAGTGCTGTAGCCTTAATAACACTACCTTCAATGACAGGAGCTCAATGACTTGAAGCAGAAAACAAATCGTCTACCTGAGAATAGCTAATTAAACAGGTGACTAACAAGAGATGACCAAATTAGGAAGAGTTCGAGCAAATGAGTCTAAAGCATGAAACGAGTTCCTTGTTCCTAAAAGTGAGATTATTGTGAGTACTGAGATACTTCACACAGAGACAACTAAATCCTAACAAATTCCATTGCCCGGGTGCCAAGTGCCAAGCCACAGGTAAGCTTATAAAGCACATGAAacaaaattcagaaatttcaaaagaaagaaagaaagaaagaaaaagagatcaATATATAGTATAATGAGATTAAACTCACAATAAATTTACATGATTATCCTAATGATCTAATTAAAGAAGTGCAGAATGGCGATTAAAAAAGTAGATACATAAATGCTGAAGATCTTCCATCTTCAATCAGTTGCAGGGCTTGTGCATGGTAGTCTAAACTTTTGTAACTTGCAATGATTCCTCATTATCTTCGTTACTATAGGTATCAACATCGGCAGAACTATGGATAGAATAGTGAAACAGAGTGTGATGCCCTTATCTGGTGATATTGCAGCCATAGAAGTATCATAAGTTACCAAAAGCGCAAAAAGAGAGACTTGCAACTCCATTTGTAAGGGAAATCCAGCAATGAGAACGATTATCATGTAAGTGGACATAAAAAATCCAATTGAattaaaaatcagaaaaagacCATAAGAAATATTATTGTGAGTGCCCATTACTGCTTCTCCAGCTTTGTGGGGTTTGGTGGATGTGTCGTTTGTGCCTGTACCTTGACTAGGCAAAGAGTCGTCTTGCCAAACGCCACCGGGTGGACTAAGCACAGCTTGATATGTTGCTGTTGCAATTAACACAGCTAACACAAGCAATGTGTTTCGCACTTCATTTGGAGAATCTCTACGCTTGTCAAACTTGAAATAGTGTAGCAACTTCTCTGAGGGAGCTTGAGCACGCACTCTCCTTGACTGGAAAGGTGATGGACTCTGAGTTGTGACGACCAAATTGTCAGATAATGCTCCATTTTGAGGTGACTGCAAGTCTGCTGCCGCTCTAGCCCCAGCTGCTTTGAGCATATCCTCTATTTCTCTATCACCCCCTTCAGACAGTAAGCTATCAATAGGCGTATAACCCCTCTTGTTCAACGAGTTGACCTCCACTCTGCCCTCATGAAAAACATTTTTGTCGAGCATGAAATCGATTACCTGCTAACGTAGTGTAATTTCAGTTACTGAACTTAAAACATCACGAGACAATGAACAAATATTCAATGCGTTTGCGACTCACCTCATACTGCTTTCTCGAGACAGCAAGATGCAAAATGGTGTCACCCTGATGGTCCTTCTTATTCAAGATCTCCCGATTGTTTGACCGTATCAGGTACTGTACCAAGAATTCAAAGGCTTCGAATTGGTTGTTCTTTAAAGCCAAATGAAGGATTGTCTCACCTCTTCCAGTCACATACCCAACTGACTCGGAGCAAGCAGAAAGCAGTTCGTCGATGACATGAATCCTGCCTTTAATAGCAGCATAATGAAGCGGGATTCGTCTCTCTTTTCCCTTGATCAGGCACAGAAAGCAATTTACCTGCAAAAGTTCTTTCACAATTTGTATATCCCCATTACCTGATGCAATATGCAAGGGGCTAAATCCATCCTGGTTGAGCTCTTCAGCAAACTCCGGCCTCAACTTTAAAACCTCTTTCACAAAATCAGTATGGCCTCCTATGCAAGCTATGTGCAATGGAGTCTCGGAACCTGCCAATGGAGCAGCCCTGAGTAGAAGGGCATACTCTTTAATGAGATTTTGCAAGTCTTGAACATTTCCTGTCTGAGCAGCTTCGATGAGCCTCCTATCCATCCTCTTTAGGTAATCTTGCAGCTGGGGCCCTGAATGATTCAAGTCCCTTTATTTAGTTTTTGCCCTTTGGGTCTTGGAAAATTCTGGGGGAAATATTCAACGTTTGCGGAGGAAAATTCTCGATTAAATATTCAATCTCTTTACTTTGACCTTGAAAATAGAGTTTGGAGACAAAGAATTTGCGTCATAGAGGAAATCAGGCTGCTTGGTCAAAGAAGGTTGCAGATTAGCCGTATCGCAATTCATCAAACTGTTAACGAAACATTGACAACTTACTTCCAAGGTCCATATATAGCCTCTATAAAATTCAGCAGTGATCCGATCCCAACGACTTCTCTGCGCCGACTCTTGTTTTCAGCAGTGTGAAAATGGTTATGGTCCTCCACTTCACAATTTTGAATTGAATAGTACCTCAAGATTGGAAAGTAGAGGACATTGACCTCTACTGGTTGATAAAGGTAAATCCTTAGTCCTTACAACCAAAAATGTAAAAGAGAACAATTCCACGTCTCCCAAAGAGTTCTTTGATATTTCCTGTCAAATTGCTGTAAGCTAAAGCGAGACCATGAAAATAAGTACTATTACAGTACTAGTGGTTTTAAGAGCCAAAATGACAGAAACCTAAAGAAAAGCATTCACAGAAAAGTTGCCTTGACCGAAGGCATTCTGCGTCGAGATTAGTAAGGGGAGGAGTGCAACTCGTCTCTCTCCTCTCCATAATAGCACTCAAGCTGCTGCTGGTATGACCTCGAGGCTGATATTGATACATAGGCGGATGCCAGCAAGGCAAATACGACCCTGGAGTCGTAGCATAATTGTCAGCACTCTTGATGGAAAAATGACTTAGTGATGGCATTGGCTCTAGGCTCAACCGTGTTGAGGACCCGCATAAACACCATTTGCAAAACCCGTCCAATGCATTAAAAGCGTACAAGGCAGTACTAAATTACTTTAAAGCATGAAAACTCCTGTACAAAACCTGTCCAATGAGTTAGTTGATCTCTGATGGCAAACCATGCTTCAGCGAAGCAACCCTGCAAATGATGTGAGGAACTCTGAAGCAAGTACTAGTCCCTTAAATCCTGTAAGACTCCAACTTGGGCAATGGGAATCTTTGGACTTTAAAGATGATTGAACCAATCTCCATAGGCAATAGAGAGTGACTTCGTCTCACGTTGGCTagcaagaaaaacaaggaaagaagGAAATTAAATTGCAAGAGCAATACCTGATGAGACACTAGTTGAGCATCAGAAAATAACAAGAAAAGGCAGAGAGCAGCACTAACAAGTTCTCCGGGTTCATCATGGAAAAAGCCCACTCCTCAACTTGGAACAGATGCTAAAGGCAATATGACTGGCAGCTCTAAAAGAAGACGTTATCATGTCGGGCAATATGACTCGCAGCTAAATAGTATTGGCTTGCAGCATGAAAATTCCCTTTGCCGCCAACCAGAAATGTTATTAATTGGGTTCATCAAACATCCCAAAACCATCATAACATTTACCAACTATCAAGAAATAACGTTTATCTTTGTGCATAGTCAACGGCCCTGACAAAATAGAACCATCAGCACATCAGATTGACCAAACTAGCTTATAACAACTTTATGATGCCAACATTTCACAGCCAAAAGTACCAGTGAGTTTGTGTGCGGAGTGAAAGAGAGTGAGAAAAGGCATATGAGAGAATTAAGAATATGAAGAGCAACTGAAGTATCAAATTAAAGttgttcttttccttcttttttttttaactagaaATAGGTCACGTACTTTGCACGTAATTATAAtatcataaaataaaaattttttatacattAAAAGCTATTTGTGAAATTTATTTTAACAAATATaacattttcacattttctattttttatttaatttgttatCCTCTTTAATTAATTATCTTTATAAACCattattttaaaaacaaaaaaaaagttcacGAAATGTTATATCTACAAATTCGTATAAAATCTCTAGAGAATTTTTGATAAATGAGGATACATTCGGTCGTTATCAATATAAAATAATGGTTTTAAAGACAATTAACGGGTCAcactatataataaaaaatatataatataattaaaaaaacatatacattatattataagtacaaaaattcttaaatgcTAACAAGTCATAACCTATTCATATTGATAGTTCATAAACACAAGCCATACCTACATATGTTCCGTGGTTCATGAATTCCTATTGATATTATACACAAACATAAATGATAAATCTAagtaccaaaaaaagaaagaaaccctaatttccaaatcccttttcaatttttctcatCTAATTATCAAAAAGACAACAATGCCCATGCTGGTGTAGCTgatcaaattaataaaattggGTAAAAGGTAATTTCAGAAAGATTTTCAAAACTCGTCGGGTTTAGCGGGTCACAGGTTCGATTGTTCAGGTCAAACGGTTCAAAGCGACTCATGTGCAACTCCGATCCAATTGTTAAACCGGCCCGGTTCCATGGCCAGTCTACCGATTTGATTGGTTCAACCACTGGGTCGGGTcggatttaataactatgattttaatgtataaataataataaaaccttTAATATATTAAATTTCTGTGCACAAATTTGATTATTGgcataaaataaacaaaaaaactaTATAATGAACAAAATTAAGCAATTGGTAATTTACAAAATGTTTATTGTGTACAAAGCAATTAAAAGTTTATTATGCATTCTACAGTTATAAAAACTCTGAAAATGGAAGATTATCATATTTAAACTAAATTGTTAGTATAATATTGGCTAAGAAACCGtataataaacaaaattaaGCAATTGCTACTTGTAGAAAACGTTTATTATATACAAAGTAATTAAAGGTTTATTGAACTCTCAAGAAGGAAGATAATCATATCTAAAGTAAATTGTTGCATATTTTGTAACAATAAGGAGAGAAAATTTTCTATGTTGTATCAAACCAGTGTATACAACAAAATCTGAGCAAAATACATACTAAAAATTATGATTTGCATACAAtaaatttttatcaatttaaGTAGTTGtaaaccttttctttttttaaagttttcttAGCAAATATGACATAATATAGTGAATTTAATCATCAATTTaaccttttattttttcattaacTGTTTATAACATTTTGTCTTCTTATTAATCGGGGTTTTCTTCTAAACCAATACGTATATAAAATACAGTTAGCTTTAATTATCACACACAAGAATATAATAATTGGAGATAATTTTAACACATACAATAATTGGAGATAAAGAAAATGATTGTTGAATATAGTTGTAAATGGAtagcttttaattttaattactaaCATTTTTTAGATGTAATTTAttgaaacttttcatttttcttattagtGTCACGATTGAAATGCAATAACTCTAATAAAAAGACATGAGGGGAATTTAGGCCTAACAAAAACTAATATCAAAATATGTTTACACTTACACTCTCTATTGTCAAGATCCATCatactttttatatagtaatgatAATGATACTTGCCAAATCTGCTAAAGAATTGAAGGATTGCATTGCCGCATAATATCAGCAATGAACCTTTCCTTATTATTCTCAATGATGCAAAAGTCACATTCATCACATCTTTCTCTTTCTGAATGCATCGTTTGCAGTTTTATTGGCAGAATATCAAATTCTCCAGCAAATTAATTGAtacaaaaaagaaatgaaatgcttaagaaaaattcatgtggttgggctGTCATTTTCTGTCTATTATGTTTGAAATCATAATCTGTTGTGGTCTTTTTGGTATAAATGTTTTGtctttgaacttgatttgagtAAATCTAGAGAAGGAAGCACCTTGACATAACATTTTTGGTAGCTGCAATACttaattttggccaaatttgatGTTGGAATCGCGTTGTGGAAAAGACGATTCTCAAACCACCATCCAACATGGTGCATGGTGGGTGGTGGCAGCACGCGGCCTTTGTGGTGTTGCCATGCCTAGCAATTGTTCCAACTCAATGAGGAGGAAGaaggtgaaaattgaaaaggaaaaaaaaaaaaaggaaaagcgcTAAAACTACATAATTTTCTCATGTTTTGGAGACAAGGTGATAAAAAATGAACAGGACAAATTTAACCATGTCTTTTGTCATATGCATTGCACATGGCACACATTCCATTTGGATTATCGATTAATTGGACAAAATGACTATTAGCAtccacatttttttttcccacaaCAATGGccaattgaaaataaaaaatagttgaGCGGTCAAAAATATGCTAGCTGAATAGCTTAGTGCTGTCCAAAAATATAGCTCGCATATGGTTCATATAAGCCTAATAGACACGGAGCCAACAAAGACCAAAGAACCTGCAACATATGATTAATGTGAAAAGTCATAAAAGACTTCAGACTTAAGTAACATTATATCATACGTATAATGTGTTTTCTAGGTATGTCTAAAATTGTATCGTAGTTAGTGCAGTTGTTTCGGAAACATATTGATGCTTGTCTAAAACAcctaaaacatttttttttttgtg
This portion of the Coffea arabica cultivar ET-39 chromosome 2e, Coffea Arabica ET-39 HiFi, whole genome shotgun sequence genome encodes:
- the LOC113732023 gene encoding uncharacterized protein; protein product: MDRRLIEAAQTGNVQDLQNLIKEYALLLRAAPLAGSETPLHIACIGGHTDFVKEVLKLRPEFAEELNQDGFSPLHIASGNGDIQIVKELLQVNCFLCLIKGKERRIPLHYAAIKGRIHVIDELLSACSESVGYVTGRGETILHLALKNNQFEAFEFLVQYLIRSNNREILNKKDHQGDTILHLAVSRKQYEVIDFMLDKNVFHEGRVEVNSLNKRGYTPIDSLLSEGGDREIEDMLKAAGARAAADLQSPQNGALSDNLVVTTQSPSPFQSRRVRAQAPSEKLLHYFKFDKRRDSPNEVRNTLLVLAVLIATATYQAVLSPPGGVWQDDSLPSQGTGTNDTSTKPHKAGEAVMGTHNNISYGLFLIFNSIGFFMSTYMIIVLIAGFPLQMELQVSLFALLVTYDTSMAAISPDKGITLCFTILSIVLPMLIPIVTKIMRNHCKLQKFRLPCTSPATD